From a region of the Castanea sativa cultivar Marrone di Chiusa Pesio chromosome 10, ASM4071231v1 genome:
- the LOC142613421 gene encoding 7-deoxyloganetin glucosyltransferase-like, with the protein MTNFLAPFSNLLVKLNNPTSDNPPVTCIVSDGFMPFTITAAQEIKIPIVLFFTISTCSLMGYLQLPSLKDKGIIPLKDESHLTNGYLDTIIDGIPGMRDIRLRDLPSFVRTIDPNDSLFRFVIDAAERAPIASRIIVHTYDELEQEVLNALSTMFPHVYAIGPLEPLLNHLSNDHFESIGYSFWKEETECVNWLNSKAHNSVIYVSFGSVVIMTPSQLVEIGWGLANSKHPFLWIIRPDLVEGGSTILSPEFQEDIKERGLITSWCPQEEVLNHPSIGGFLTHSGWNSTIESVCAGVPMLCLPFFCDQHTNCKYTCNEWAIGMEIDFDVKREEVEKIVRELLEGHKGKKMKIKAMEWKKLAEEATSPLGSSSINLKKLVSEVLLSTYYSL; encoded by the exons ATGACCAACTTCTTGGCTCCATTTTCTAACCTCCTTGTAAAACTCAACAATCCAACTTCAGATAATCCTCCAGTTACTTGTATTGTTTCAGATGGTTTCATGCCATTTACAATTACTGCTGCTCAAGAAATCAAAATTCCTATAGTTTTGTTCTTCACTATCTCTACTTGTAGTTTAATGGGCTATCTGCAACTTCCTTCTCTCAAGGACAAAGGCATCATACCTCTTAAAG ATGAGAGCCATTTGACAAATGGGTATCTTGACACAATTATAGACGGGATTCCTGGTATGAGAGACATACGTTTAAGGGATCTTCCAAGCTTTGTACGAACCATTGATCCAAATGATAGTCTTTTTAGATTTGTGATTGATGCAGCAGAGAGAGCTCCTATTGCTTCAAGAATTATTGTTCACACATACGATGAGTTAGAGCAAGAAGTTTTGAATGCTCTCTCTACCATGTTTCCTCATGTATATGCTATTGGCCCTCTAGAACCACTACTCAATCACTTATCCAATGATCATTTCGAATCAATTGGGTATAGTTTTTGGAAGGAAGAAACCGAGTGCGTCAACTGGCTTAATTCAAAGGCACATAACTCAGTGATATATGTGAGTTTTGGTAGCGTAGTTATCATGACACCATCACAATTGGTTGAGATTGGTTGGGGACTTGCAAATAGTAAGCACCCATTTTTGTGGATAATTAGGCCTGACTTAGTTGAAGGCGGATCAACAATTTTGTCACCTGAATTTCAGGAGGATATTAAAGAAAGAGGTCTAATAACTAGTTGGTGTCCTCAAGAGGAAGTGCTAAACCACCCCTCAATTGGAGGGTTCTTGACACACAGCGGTTGGAATTCAACCATTGAAAGTGTGTGTGCAGGAGTGCCGATGCTTTGCTTACCATTCTTTTGTGATCAACATACAAACTGCAAGTATACTTGCAATGAATGGGCCATCGGCATGGAAATTGACTTTGATGTCAAAAGAGAGGAAGTAGAGAAGATTGTAAGAGAATTGTTGGAAGGACAtaagggaaagaaaatgaagataaaGGCCATGGAGTGGAAAAAATTGGCCGAGGAGGCCACAAGTCCACTTGGTTCCTCATccattaacttaaaaaaattggtgAGTGAAGTGCTTTTATCAACCTACTACTCTCTTTAA
- the LOC142611823 gene encoding uncharacterized protein LOC142611823, translating to MMRSWCAKLRSLALQSPHPLRSISSSSSSSFTSRRLIHSSPQLHQPIHFASCRSRLNACSTTHSSLALQPFLAPPFPPSVNQVRHVSSRERKKRRKPMTPVTSKIKKTKMKFFSSFKSRFRMMNDGNIRRWKEGKRHNAHLKSKKSKRRLRQPGIVPAAYAKVMKKLNFCG from the exons ATGATGCGGAGTTGGTGCGCTAAGCTTCGGTCTCTAGCCCTTCAATCGCCTCACCCTCTGCGCtctatctcttcttcttcttcttcttcttttacttcACGCCGCCTCATACACTCCTCCCCACAGCTTCACCAACCCATCCATTTTGCTTCGTGTAGATCGAGGCTCAATGCCTGTTCAACAACCCATTCTTCATTGGCTTTGCAGCCCTTTCTGGCTCCTCCGTTTCCTCCTTCT GTGAATCAAGTGCGGCACGTTTCGTCGAGAGAGCGGAAGAAGAGGAGAAAGCCAATGACACCGGTGACGTCCAAgataaagaaaaccaaaatgaagtttttttc GTCTTTCAAGTCCAGGTTTAGGATGATGAATGATGGGAATATTCGGCGTTGGAAGGAGGGAAAGCGGCACAATGCACATTTGAAG TCAAAGAAATCAAAACGTAGGCTCAGACAACCTGGTATTGTCCCTGCAGCTTATGCCAAAGTGATGAAGAAGCTCAATTTTTGTGGTTAA
- the LOC142613444 gene encoding uncharacterized protein LOC142613444, translating to MEASNQVPPLQDKYVWKAIWLMQVPQKVKMFVWRACRNAMPTKQALMRRTIIGNSICDRCQADVEDPLHALWTCTELDTIANDARIRLDEFHITRQGLESQMQRAVGSAQNQWLPPPMDAVKINFDGATGPKKKKAGIGVVVRDVNGLVLASCAKKKHQPYKAVEIESLAAATALSLVTDLGFRHVILEGDSMEVIQALRENTQPLTPTDLMLEDVRRFSQNFDELLFSRTKRDGNVVAHILAKYALSIPDFLVWMEDVPSHILPIVQADLARLH from the exons ATGGAAGCCAGCAACCAGGTCCCTCCTCTTCAAGACAAATATGTGTGGAAAGCTATTTGGTTGATGCAAGTACCGCAGAAGGTTAAGATGTTTGTTTGGAGAGCTTGCCGAAACGCCATGCCGACGAAACAAGCCTTGATGAGACGCACAATCATTGGGAATTCAATCTGTGACCGCTGCCAAGCTGATGTTGAAGACCCACTCCATGCTTTGTGGACTTGCACCGAGCTTGACACT ATTGCCAATGATGCAAGAATCAGGTTGGACGAGTTTCACATTACAAGACAGGGGCTGGAGAGTCAGATGCAACGAGCTGTTGGATCAGCACAAAACCAGTGGCTTCCTCCTCCAATGGATGCGGTGAAAATAAATTTCGATGGAGCGACAggtccaaaaaagaagaaggctgGTATAGGTGTAGTGGTTCGTGATGTAAATGGCTTGGTGCTAGCCTCATGTGCAAAGAAAAAACACCAACCTTACAAGGCAGTGGAGATTGAATCCTTGGCAGCAGCAACGGCACTATCCCTTGTAACAGATCTTGGTTTTCGGCACGTTATTTTGGAGGGAGATTCGATGGAAGTGATACAAGCTTTGCGAGAGAATACACAGCCCCTAACACCTACCGATTTAATGCTTGAGGATGTCAGAAGgttttcccaaaattttgatGAATTGCTTTTTTCTCGTACTAAAAGAGATGGCAATGTTGTAGCTCATATTCTCGCTAAATATGCTCTAAGCATACCAGATTTTTTagtgtggatggaggatgttccgtCACACATTCTTCCTATTGTACAAGCTGATTTAGCACggttacattaa